In Desulfosediminicola ganghwensis, a single window of DNA contains:
- the trpD gene encoding anthranilate phosphoribosyltransferase yields MDIKAAIDRVVKRGDLSEAEMRDVMNIIMSGEATSAQVGSFITALRMKGETIDEIVGAVRVMRDKATFVDTGVQTEDGELLMDIVGTGGDGAGTFNVSTTTSFVVAAADVPVAKHGNRAVSSKCGSADVLEALGVDLTMKADQVADCVKQVGIGFLFAPMLHGAMKHAIGPRREIGIRTIFNILGPMTNPAGANVQLTGVFDKELTTILAEVLVRLGMKRTLVVWGEGNLDEMTTTGTTYVADGRDGKVENYTVEPEDLGLRRATMVELQGGESAEESATQVRDILAGEKGPKRDMVLLNAAGALLVAGKVTDLKDGVTMAEELIDSGKALAKLDGLVAYCTK; encoded by the coding sequence ATGGATATCAAAGCGGCTATAGACCGGGTAGTGAAGCGGGGAGATCTCAGTGAGGCAGAAATGCGGGATGTGATGAATATTATCATGAGCGGAGAGGCAACCTCCGCCCAGGTGGGTTCATTCATTACAGCCTTGCGGATGAAGGGTGAGACTATCGATGAGATCGTCGGTGCCGTGCGGGTTATGCGCGATAAAGCGACTTTTGTCGATACCGGTGTTCAGACTGAAGATGGCGAATTGCTCATGGATATAGTCGGTACAGGTGGTGATGGTGCAGGTACTTTCAATGTCTCGACCACTACCTCCTTTGTTGTTGCTGCGGCCGATGTTCCTGTGGCCAAGCATGGCAACCGTGCCGTGTCCTCAAAATGTGGTAGTGCTGATGTCCTTGAGGCGCTTGGGGTCGACCTGACCATGAAAGCGGATCAGGTTGCTGACTGCGTAAAACAGGTTGGCATAGGCTTTTTGTTTGCGCCAATGCTGCATGGGGCAATGAAGCATGCTATCGGTCCCCGCCGTGAAATCGGTATCCGCACTATCTTTAATATTCTGGGGCCAATGACGAATCCGGCAGGTGCGAATGTCCAGTTGACAGGTGTCTTTGATAAAGAACTCACCACAATCCTGGCTGAGGTCCTGGTGCGACTCGGGATGAAGAGGACCCTGGTTGTCTGGGGTGAAGGTAACCTGGATGAGATGACCACAACCGGTACTACCTACGTAGCTGATGGCAGGGACGGCAAAGTGGAAAACTATACTGTAGAGCCAGAAGATCTCGGTTTGAGGCGGGCGACTATGGTCGAATTGCAAGGTGGCGAAAGCGCAGAGGAATCTGCTACACAGGTCCGGGATATTCTGGCCGGGGAAAAGGGACCGAAGCGTGACATGGTATTACTGAATGCCGCAGGAGCCTTGCTGGTGGCTGGCAAGGTTACCGACCTCAAGGATGGAGTAACCATGGCAGAGGAACTGATAGACAGTGGAAAGGCGCTGGCCAAACTGGACGGGCTTGTTGCATACTGTACGAAATAG
- the pyrR gene encoding bifunctional pyr operon transcriptional regulator/uracil phosphoribosyltransferase PyrR, giving the protein MSKVQRTIMNSQDIDLAIKRIALQILERNQAASSLAIVGIHTCGVFLAQRLFATLKELVGEDIAEVHYGSLDINLYRDDWSLMSQNPVVRTTDIPFDVDNSHLILVDDVIFTGRTIRAAMDAVMDYGRPTCIQLAALVDRGGRELPIQPDFVGMQTTILPKERIQVLLEENSDSNAVVVES; this is encoded by the coding sequence GTGAGTAAAGTACAACGTACCATAATGAACTCGCAGGATATAGATCTTGCAATCAAGAGGATCGCCCTGCAGATTTTAGAGCGAAACCAGGCGGCTAGTAGCCTGGCAATAGTCGGAATTCATACCTGCGGCGTTTTTCTGGCGCAGCGGCTATTTGCCACACTCAAGGAGCTGGTGGGTGAGGATATTGCAGAAGTGCACTACGGTAGTCTCGATATAAACCTGTACCGGGATGACTGGAGTTTGATGTCGCAAAACCCTGTAGTACGAACCACCGACATACCATTTGATGTGGACAATTCACATCTTATTCTGGTTGATGATGTTATCTTCACTGGCAGAACAATTCGCGCTGCGATGGATGCCGTGATGGATTATGGAAGACCAACCTGCATACAGCTGGCCGCTCTGGTCGATCGCGGTGGCAGGGAGTTGCCCATTCAGCCTGATTTTGTCGGTATGCAGACCACAATTTTACCAAAGGAACGAATTCAGGTTTTGCTTGAAGAAAATTCCGATAGTAATGCGGTCGTAGTTGAAAGTTAA
- a CDS encoding peptidase U32 family protein, translating into MELLAPAGNVENFYAALEAGADAVYVGAPGINARNLARDLSLEEIGAMIAHCRRHDKKIYVAANSMILEKELTEVIETLGVLEYLAPDGLIVQDLGIINLVRRYFPELQIHASTLMAAHNLQSVELLARMGCSRVVLARELTLAEIEAIARRTDVELEVFVHGAMCFSYSGYCLFSSYLGGKSGLRGRCVQPCRRSYGTNSGQRSGARGGSRPDSHRGKGSYLFSMNDLDGLEVVKDLRELGVASVKIEGRLRSALYVEKVVRAYRKVMDAPESSYKEALGEAKILVDQAMSRKVSSGYFFTPQPAEAITPHHSGNMGLHLGRARGAARQGMLRVELKEGLAVGDRVRLHLEPSGERLAFSLRKLFLRGAEVDYVAAGENADLLLPEKAFDKSWKHIDLYKVDVGKGGGYGTKLAVADAAHEIGRARKKLLPHLISVKERVYDTAHDPAFASKEPLKQPPRKKQQQKGKRQNHGETVKVKLPMDWWLKLDSAKPILASMVLRPDKYIITLDKNSVRDAGQLKRLLGKQSKSVTWALPPIMLDRELSRMKKHISMLIRSGFRCFQVSHVSQIDLFDGEKVFLTADHSLNLLNNQALLFAAEAGFESVQLAMEADRESIQNAVQGYKQMGVPASRKTGGRRTMRLGMTVYGAPPLFTARLAASFFQYNKPVISPKQEGFVISKKDGFTQTRPARPFSLLPYLYDLKSMGIDFAVVDLTGGLSGKKDLQDLAERMSGNARKPKLPTFNYMGTLE; encoded by the coding sequence ATGGAATTACTGGCCCCTGCCGGGAATGTAGAGAATTTTTATGCCGCCCTGGAAGCCGGGGCGGATGCAGTTTATGTCGGTGCACCTGGTATCAATGCCAGAAATCTCGCCCGGGATCTCAGCCTGGAAGAGATAGGTGCAATGATTGCCCACTGTCGCCGCCACGACAAGAAAATCTACGTGGCCGCAAACAGTATGATTCTTGAGAAAGAACTCACTGAGGTTATTGAAACTCTTGGAGTTCTCGAGTATCTGGCCCCTGATGGGCTGATTGTCCAGGATCTGGGTATTATTAATCTCGTTCGTCGTTATTTCCCCGAATTACAGATTCATGCTTCCACTCTGATGGCAGCACATAACCTGCAGAGTGTTGAGTTACTGGCCCGTATGGGCTGTAGCAGGGTGGTGCTGGCACGAGAGTTGACCCTGGCCGAAATAGAAGCCATAGCCAGGCGCACCGATGTGGAGCTTGAGGTTTTTGTGCATGGTGCCATGTGTTTTTCCTATTCCGGGTACTGCTTGTTTTCCTCATATCTGGGGGGCAAAAGCGGGCTGCGTGGCAGATGTGTACAGCCCTGCCGGCGTTCCTACGGAACTAACTCCGGCCAGCGTTCCGGGGCGAGAGGCGGTAGCCGACCGGATAGTCATCGGGGAAAGGGGAGTTATCTCTTTTCGATGAATGATCTCGACGGACTTGAGGTTGTAAAAGATCTCCGGGAATTGGGTGTTGCCTCTGTGAAAATCGAGGGTCGCCTGCGTTCCGCTCTGTATGTGGAAAAGGTGGTACGTGCTTACCGCAAGGTGATGGATGCACCGGAAAGCTCGTACAAAGAAGCTTTGGGTGAGGCCAAAATTCTGGTAGATCAGGCGATGAGCCGCAAAGTGAGTTCCGGCTACTTTTTCACACCTCAGCCTGCAGAGGCGATTACCCCGCACCACTCCGGTAATATGGGGCTTCACCTGGGTCGCGCCAGGGGCGCTGCCAGACAGGGGATGCTTCGGGTTGAATTGAAAGAGGGGCTGGCCGTCGGAGACAGGGTGCGCCTGCATCTTGAGCCTTCAGGCGAGCGCTTGGCTTTCAGTCTGAGAAAGTTGTTTCTTCGCGGGGCAGAGGTTGATTATGTTGCCGCCGGTGAAAATGCTGATCTGCTTCTCCCGGAGAAAGCTTTTGATAAGAGCTGGAAACATATCGACCTTTATAAGGTTGATGTCGGCAAAGGTGGTGGCTACGGGACAAAGCTTGCGGTAGCTGATGCTGCTCACGAAATTGGCAGGGCACGAAAAAAACTCTTACCCCACCTGATTTCGGTCAAGGAGAGAGTTTACGATACCGCGCACGACCCTGCATTTGCCAGTAAAGAACCCCTGAAGCAGCCACCGAGGAAGAAACAGCAGCAAAAGGGGAAGCGGCAGAATCATGGTGAGACTGTTAAGGTTAAGCTTCCCATGGATTGGTGGCTTAAGCTCGACTCGGCCAAGCCGATTCTTGCCAGCATGGTCTTGCGGCCGGATAAGTATATTATAACCCTGGATAAAAACAGCGTTCGCGATGCAGGCCAGCTTAAACGTTTGCTCGGTAAACAGTCCAAAAGTGTGACCTGGGCATTGCCGCCCATTATGCTTGACAGGGAACTCAGCAGAATGAAAAAGCATATCTCGATGCTTATTCGTTCCGGGTTCCGTTGTTTTCAGGTCAGCCATGTCAGCCAGATAGATCTTTTTGACGGTGAAAAAGTTTTCCTTACTGCCGATCACAGTTTGAACCTGCTCAACAACCAGGCATTGTTGTTTGCGGCGGAAGCTGGTTTTGAGTCTGTGCAGTTGGCGATGGAGGCAGACCGTGAAAGCATTCAGAACGCCGTGCAGGGTTATAAGCAAATGGGTGTTCCCGCTTCGAGAAAGACTGGTGGCAGACGAACAATGCGACTTGGCATGACTGTCTATGGTGCTCCGCCATTGTTTACAGCCAGACTCGCTGCATCGTTTTTCCAGTACAACAAGCCTGTTATCAGTCCCAAGCAGGAAGGGTTTGTAATCAGCAAAAAGGATGGTTTTACCCAGACCAGACCAGCCAGACCGTTTTCTTTGCTGCCCTATCTGTATGATCTGAAGTCAATGGGGATTGACTTTGCGGTTGTGGATCTGACAGGCGGCCTTTCCGGCAAGAAAGATCTTCAGGATCTTGCGGAGAGGATGAGCGGCAACGCCAGGAAACCGAAGCTGCCGACCTTTAACTACATGGGTACCCTTGAGTAG
- the trpC gene encoding indole-3-glycerol phosphate synthase TrpC gives MILDKIVERKREEVEILKKNGISLPADFVDSEISPPRGFVRALVDYPGVSIIAEVKKASPSKGVISHNFNPVKIAENYQLLGAQAISVLTDVDFFQGSLKYLMQIRQAVNLPVIRKDFIIDPLQIEEAHRHGADAILLIAAILDESQLRDYQAQALEYGMDSLVEVHDEAELDKALAAGCSLLGVNNRNLNDFSMDLGTTLRLKKLVPADIPVVSESGLKTREDIEALEEAGIAAALIGESLMRAGSSGTLLQELRK, from the coding sequence ATGATTTTAGATAAAATAGTTGAGAGAAAGCGGGAAGAAGTAGAGATACTGAAAAAAAATGGTATCTCATTGCCAGCTGACTTTGTAGATTCAGAAATATCACCTCCCAGAGGGTTTGTCAGAGCTCTGGTCGATTACCCTGGAGTGTCTATTATCGCTGAAGTGAAAAAAGCGTCTCCCTCCAAAGGAGTCATCAGCCATAATTTTAATCCTGTAAAAATCGCCGAGAATTATCAGCTACTTGGCGCTCAGGCAATATCTGTCCTGACTGATGTCGACTTTTTTCAGGGGAGTCTCAAATATTTGATGCAGATTCGCCAGGCGGTGAACCTGCCGGTGATACGAAAAGATTTCATCATTGATCCGTTGCAGATAGAAGAGGCACACCGCCATGGGGCCGATGCTATCCTGCTTATAGCAGCGATTCTCGATGAGTCGCAGCTGCGGGACTATCAGGCCCAGGCTCTTGAGTATGGTATGGACAGTCTGGTGGAGGTACACGATGAGGCCGAGCTGGATAAAGCCTTGGCAGCAGGATGTTCGCTATTGGGTGTGAACAACAGAAATCTGAATGATTTTTCCATGGATCTGGGCACCACCCTCAGGTTGAAGAAGCTGGTACCTGCCGACATTCCAGTCGTCAGTGAGTCAGGATTGAAAACCAGAGAAGACATAGAGGCACTAGAAGAAGCAGGAATAGCCGCAGCCCTTATCGGTGAATCGCTGATGCGGGCAGGCAGTTCGGGCACATTACTG
- a CDS encoding anthranilate synthase component II has protein sequence MLVIIDNYDSFTYNIVQTIAGNVRAEGRNEEIRVYRNDKISIKEIEQLKPRRLLISPGPCTPQEAGISIEAIKYFAGNLPVLGVCLGHQSMGEAFGGRTIRAARIMHGKTSPMHHDGRGVFRGLPNPFDGMRYHSLIVEEETLPECFEITCRTDEGELMGIRHKKLPLEGVQFHPESIMTPAGIQLLKNFMDPDYPELM, from the coding sequence ATGCTAGTCATTATAGATAATTACGACTCCTTCACCTATAACATCGTCCAGACCATCGCAGGGAATGTCAGGGCTGAAGGGAGGAATGAAGAAATTCGGGTCTATCGCAACGACAAGATCAGTATAAAGGAGATCGAACAGTTAAAGCCCCGGCGGTTATTGATCTCTCCAGGCCCCTGCACTCCGCAGGAGGCTGGTATTTCGATTGAGGCAATAAAGTATTTTGCCGGCAATCTCCCGGTATTGGGGGTATGTCTCGGACATCAGTCCATGGGTGAGGCGTTCGGTGGCAGAACCATCCGTGCTGCCCGAATTATGCATGGAAAAACCAGCCCGATGCATCACGACGGTAGAGGTGTTTTCCGTGGGTTGCCGAATCCATTTGACGGCATGCGTTACCATTCATTGATCGTTGAGGAAGAGACTTTGCCTGAATGCTTTGAAATAACGTGTCGGACAGATGAAGGCGAGTTGATGGGGATTCGACACAAAAAGCTGCCCCTTGAGGGTGTGCAGTTTCATCCGGAATCGATTATGACGCCGGCGGGTATACAATTGCTTAAAAATTTCATGGATCCAGACTATCCGGAATTGATGTAA
- a CDS encoding cyclic nucleotide-binding domain-containing protein — MGFPKVIFRIVENRSCPLYEYGDAFKLTGISIPLNKNSDNTLVTTAIVNFPKDKNICKILNGDLSKLIIQYERGDKVPICLLSCSGCTGSVKVEHSIEDAAPINGGDQQLSNEVGSLLHVLSDFEFFRYIDESNHEVVVSFFKLIKFCKNDFVIRKGDPGGNFYIIVSGSVNVLNDSGIIISKLGKGDVFGEMSLICNELVSASIQVTEDTSILHIDHHNFRKIIDRFPAIQLFFSKLMAERLKASNSIRAKDLSSGIIGNLTEIPPEALFQTLNVNNKTGILTISELTDGSAYFSFRQGSLIKAKYGKFVGDVAFYQVLKESTGRFRFTPGIPPEDFEVPEIGFFMKLLMEGMRMLDESKLKRAN, encoded by the coding sequence ATGGGATTTCCGAAAGTCATTTTTCGTATTGTTGAAAACCGAAGCTGCCCTCTTTACGAGTATGGTGATGCATTTAAGCTTACCGGAATCTCGATCCCGTTGAACAAGAATTCGGACAACACTCTAGTTACCACCGCTATTGTCAACTTTCCAAAAGATAAGAACATCTGCAAAATTTTGAATGGTGATTTATCAAAATTAATCATTCAGTATGAGCGAGGCGATAAAGTTCCTATCTGTCTGCTTAGTTGCAGCGGCTGCACAGGTTCCGTAAAAGTTGAACACTCCATTGAAGATGCCGCCCCCATAAACGGTGGTGACCAGCAACTCTCCAATGAGGTTGGCTCATTATTGCACGTCCTCAGTGATTTTGAATTTTTCAGATATATCGATGAGTCCAATCACGAAGTGGTCGTCAGCTTTTTCAAATTGATCAAGTTCTGCAAAAACGATTTCGTGATCAGAAAGGGTGACCCCGGAGGCAATTTCTATATCATTGTCTCAGGATCGGTAAACGTCTTGAATGACTCAGGCATCATCATCTCCAAACTCGGCAAGGGGGATGTTTTTGGCGAGATGAGTCTCATCTGCAACGAGTTGGTCAGTGCAAGCATTCAGGTCACCGAAGACACGTCTATCCTCCATATCGATCATCACAATTTCAGAAAAATCATCGATCGCTTTCCGGCCATACAGCTCTTTTTCTCCAAGCTCATGGCTGAACGACTGAAGGCTTCCAATTCGATACGAGCAAAAGATCTTTCGTCCGGAATTATCGGCAACTTAACTGAAATTCCACCCGAGGCGCTCTTCCAGACCCTGAACGTCAATAATAAAACAGGCATTCTCACCATATCGGAACTTACCGATGGCTCTGCCTACTTCTCTTTCAGGCAGGGCTCTCTCATCAAAGCCAAATACGGTAAATTCGTGGGGGATGTGGCCTTCTATCAGGTACTGAAAGAGAGCACCGGCAGGTTTCGTTTCACCCCGGGAATTCCGCCTGAGGATTTCGAAGTACCCGAAATCGGTTTTTTCATGAAACTGCTTATGGAAGGGATGCGAATGCTTGACGAAAGTAAGCTGAAGCGGGCCAACTAG
- the rpsT gene encoding 30S ribosomal protein S20 codes for MANHKSAEKRNRQAQVRRLRNKVNKTRMKTQVRKVNEAIVAGAEEDAKSALQDAVSVIAKTASRGTIHKKTASRKISRLTKRVNKMEPLA; via the coding sequence GTGGCTAATCATAAATCAGCTGAAAAGAGAAATCGTCAGGCTCAGGTGCGTCGTCTGCGCAATAAAGTGAACAAGACCCGGATGAAGACCCAGGTTCGCAAAGTGAACGAGGCAATCGTCGCCGGTGCTGAAGAAGATGCAAAGTCAGCACTTCAGGACGCTGTCTCCGTTATTGCCAAGACTGCTTCCAGGGGTACCATTCATAAGAAGACTGCATCCCGTAAAATTTCCCGTCTTACCAAGCGCGTCAACAAGATGGAGCCGCTTGCGTAA
- the trpE gene encoding anthranilate synthase component I: MLESSQLVPVYTEIVADLDTPLTLFAKVSEAHERIFLFESMEGGEKWGRYSFIGFDPLTTFVSKDENIEITDFSVTPPEKKVITGNPLDALRNLIEDLEAAEYENLPRFCGGAVGFLGYDMVRFMEELPDVNSPVDLPDSSFMIPRIVLVYDSLKQKVTVVCWVKNDQGDSQKLYRDARSAIDAVVDRLRGPVPENYLQQSDKEFATSHSFTSNMSQADFQQMVERAKEYIRAGDIIQVVLSQRFHTTTALPPMLLYRALRQINPSPYLFFLKLGDLIQIGSSPEILVRKDGNHIELRPIAGTRRRGVTEAEDLALAKELLADPKERAEHLMLVDLGRNDVGRVAEGGQVEVRDLLVIERYSHVMHIVSGVHGIIAQDKDQFDVMSACFPAGTVSGAPKIRAMEIIDELEPERRGPYAGAVGYFGFSGNMDFCITIRTFVMSGENLWVQAGAGIVADSDPDKEYEETINKSMGLRRALELAEKGF, from the coding sequence ATGCTGGAGTCTTCTCAGCTTGTGCCGGTCTATACCGAGATCGTTGCGGACCTCGATACTCCTCTCACCCTGTTTGCCAAAGTTTCCGAAGCCCACGAACGTATCTTTCTATTTGAGAGTATGGAAGGTGGTGAAAAGTGGGGCAGGTATTCTTTCATCGGTTTTGATCCGCTGACGACTTTCGTCTCAAAAGACGAGAACATTGAAATTACAGATTTCAGTGTAACGCCCCCTGAAAAAAAGGTAATTACCGGCAATCCTCTAGACGCGCTACGTAACCTCATCGAAGATCTAGAGGCTGCAGAGTATGAAAACCTGCCCCGCTTCTGTGGTGGGGCTGTAGGTTTCTTAGGCTATGACATGGTGCGGTTCATGGAAGAACTGCCAGATGTGAATAGCCCTGTTGATTTGCCGGATTCGTCCTTCATGATCCCGAGAATCGTGCTGGTTTATGACAGCCTCAAGCAGAAAGTAACTGTAGTCTGTTGGGTGAAGAATGACCAGGGTGACAGTCAAAAGCTTTACCGGGATGCCAGATCGGCCATTGATGCTGTAGTTGATCGCTTGCGGGGGCCTGTTCCTGAAAACTATCTGCAACAGTCTGATAAAGAGTTTGCCACATCGCACAGCTTTACCTCAAATATGAGTCAAGCTGATTTTCAGCAGATGGTTGAGCGGGCTAAAGAGTACATCAGGGCGGGCGATATTATCCAAGTGGTGTTGTCTCAGCGGTTTCATACCACCACTGCGTTGCCGCCAATGTTACTTTACAGGGCTCTCAGACAAATCAATCCCAGCCCATATCTCTTCTTTTTGAAACTCGGAGATTTGATCCAGATAGGTTCATCACCCGAGATTCTGGTACGAAAAGATGGCAACCACATCGAACTTCGACCGATTGCCGGTACACGTAGACGTGGTGTGACAGAGGCGGAAGATCTCGCCCTGGCAAAAGAGCTGCTCGCTGATCCGAAGGAACGTGCCGAGCATCTTATGCTTGTAGATCTGGGCAGAAACGATGTCGGTCGTGTAGCCGAGGGCGGTCAGGTCGAGGTGCGTGATTTGCTGGTAATCGAGAGATATAGCCACGTAATGCACATCGTTTCGGGTGTGCATGGCATTATCGCTCAGGACAAAGATCAATTCGATGTCATGTCCGCCTGCTTTCCTGCCGGGACAGTAAGCGGCGCTCCCAAAATCAGGGCAATGGAGATTATTGACGAGCTGGAGCCTGAAAGACGCGGACCTTATGCCGGTGCGGTGGGGTATTTCGGTTTTTCGGGCAATATGGACTTCTGTATTACTATCAGGACATTTGTGATGAGCGGTGAGAATCTCTGGGTCCAGGCGGGTGCCGGGATCGTTGCCGATTCCGATCCTGATAAAGAGTATGAAGAAACTATCAATAAATCAATGGGATTACGCCGGGCACTCGAGCTTGCTGAGAAAGGATTCTAG